The following are encoded together in the Bradyrhizobium genosp. L genome:
- a CDS encoding sigma-70 family RNA polymerase sigma factor, with product MTSSPGPRAAIDIEALVAAMRPRLHRYCARMVGSVIDGEDVLQDALIKAVAGFASAVPIDHPEAWLFRIAHNTALDFLRRRNRQQAMQSAEEVEMIADQLDDVERRQIAASSLRTFMRLPVAQRSCVILMDVLGCSLQEVCGIVDFSLPAVKAALHRGRTQLREFAGEPDDAPQPGLSAADRVRLHAYVDSFNARDFDAIRAMIADDIRLELVNRKRMNGKAEVSRYFGNYSAASDWRLVAGQVEGRPAILVFDPSQPDAPKSFILIEWAVDRVAAIRDFRYAPYAVEGAEWTVDAATNSVSSRPPSRDS from the coding sequence ATGACATCATCTCCCGGCCCGCGGGCCGCGATCGATATCGAGGCGCTGGTGGCGGCGATGCGGCCCAGGCTGCATCGCTACTGCGCGCGCATGGTCGGCTCGGTGATCGACGGCGAGGACGTGCTGCAGGACGCGCTGATCAAGGCCGTGGCGGGCTTTGCATCCGCCGTGCCGATCGATCATCCCGAAGCCTGGCTGTTCCGGATCGCGCACAACACGGCGCTCGATTTCCTGCGCCGTCGCAACCGGCAGCAGGCGATGCAGTCGGCCGAGGAGGTGGAGATGATCGCCGACCAACTGGATGACGTCGAGCGCCGCCAGATCGCGGCAAGCAGCCTGCGCACCTTCATGCGCCTGCCGGTGGCGCAGCGCTCATGCGTGATCCTGATGGACGTGCTCGGCTGCTCCTTGCAGGAGGTCTGCGGCATCGTGGATTTCAGCCTGCCCGCGGTGAAGGCCGCGCTGCATCGCGGACGCACGCAGCTGCGTGAGTTCGCCGGCGAGCCGGACGATGCGCCGCAGCCCGGCCTCTCGGCGGCCGATCGCGTCAGGCTGCACGCCTATGTCGACAGCTTCAACGCCCGCGACTTCGACGCCATCCGCGCCATGATCGCCGACGACATCAGGCTCGAGCTCGTCAACCGCAAGCGGATGAACGGCAAGGCCGAGGTGTCGCGATATTTCGGCAATTATTCTGCGGCCAGCGACTGGCGCCTGGTGGCGGGGCAGGTCGAGGGCCGTCCCGCGATCCTGGTGTTCGACCCGAGCCAGCCGGATGCGCCGAAGTCGTTCATCTTGATCGAGTGGGCCGTCGACAGGGTCGCTGCCATCCGCGATTTCCGCTACGCGCCCTATGCCGTCGAGGGCGCGGAGTGGACAGTGGATGCGGCAACAAACTCAGTGTCGTCCCGGCCTCCGAGCCGGGACTCATAA
- a CDS encoding DUF805 domain-containing protein produces the protein MLNYLFGFNARIGRLAFFFGSFVIGCGYVMLVYGVTGNALASGRTDVLLAQAASNTPLVIGFYATLAISFMLQSMRVRDIGWDPVCVMIGWVGLVVLDRVIASRFPEYALTYQHTNTVAGALVNGALMLALLFWPAPRSEEAQSSPYDSGSESSGVWRNSSAPTASTNRIARVASGEFGGRTR, from the coding sequence ATGTTGAATTACCTGTTTGGCTTCAATGCCCGGATCGGCCGGTTGGCCTTCTTCTTCGGCAGCTTCGTGATCGGCTGCGGCTACGTGATGCTGGTCTACGGCGTCACCGGCAACGCGCTGGCGAGCGGCCGGACCGATGTGCTGCTGGCGCAGGCCGCGAGCAACACCCCGCTGGTGATCGGCTTCTATGCCACGCTCGCCATCAGCTTCATGCTGCAATCGATGCGCGTCCGCGACATCGGCTGGGACCCGGTCTGCGTAATGATCGGGTGGGTTGGGCTGGTCGTGCTCGATCGGGTGATCGCGTCGCGATTTCCGGAGTATGCCCTGACCTACCAGCACACCAACACTGTGGCCGGCGCGCTCGTCAACGGCGCGCTGATGCTGGCGCTATTGTTCTGGCCGGCGCCCCGGTCCGAGGAAGCGCAGTCGAGCCCGTACGATTCGGGCAGCGAGTCCAGCGGGGTCTGGCGCAACAGCAGCGCGCCCACCGCGTCCACCAACCGCATCGCCCGCGTCGCCAGCGGCGAATTCGGCGGACGGACGCGATAG
- a CDS encoding GntR family transcriptional regulator → MANPAGDRRTVAEAAGEPATLGEAAYQRLRADIVAGVLEAGKPLRLEALRQRYGLSFSPLREALMRLQSERLVLSTALRGFSVAPLSRAEMKDATETRILIECEALRRAMRDGDDDWEAGIVAAFHALGRQVERMAKSSGKADAADVAALEERHRQFHHALIARCGSPRLLELADQLYIETQRYRLPSLVGQIAGTPPRDVTAEHREIMDATLRRSDDAVGHLAAHYRRTAAAIEAAMAWPRPA, encoded by the coding sequence ATGGCAAATCCGGCTGGAGACCGCCGCACCGTCGCTGAGGCCGCGGGAGAGCCCGCGACCCTCGGCGAGGCGGCCTATCAACGCCTGCGCGCCGACATCGTCGCCGGCGTGCTGGAAGCTGGCAAGCCGCTACGGCTGGAAGCGCTGCGGCAACGCTATGGCTTGAGCTTTTCGCCGCTGCGCGAGGCCTTGATGCGGTTGCAGTCGGAGCGCCTGGTGCTGTCGACGGCGCTGCGCGGCTTCTCGGTCGCGCCGCTGTCGCGCGCGGAGATGAAGGATGCCACCGAGACCCGCATTCTGATCGAATGCGAAGCGCTGCGCCGCGCGATGCGCGATGGCGACGACGATTGGGAGGCCGGCATCGTCGCCGCGTTCCATGCGCTCGGCCGGCAGGTCGAGCGCATGGCGAAGAGCTCCGGCAAGGCCGACGCCGCCGATGTCGCGGCGCTGGAGGAGCGACACCGGCAATTCCACCATGCGCTGATCGCCCGTTGCGGATCGCCGCGCCTGCTCGAGCTCGCCGACCAGCTCTATATCGAGACCCAGCGCTACCGGCTGCCGAGCCTGGTCGGCCAAATCGCGGGAACGCCGCCGCGTGACGTCACCGCCGAGCATCGCGAGATCATGGACGCCACGCTCCGCCGCAGCGACGACGCGGTCGGCCACCTGGCCGCGCATTACCGGCGGACCGCCGCCGCGATCGAAGCCGCGATGGCCTGGCCACGACCGGCGTGA
- a CDS encoding NAD(P)/FAD-dependent oxidoreductase: MTQALAGSHRVVIVGAGFGGLEAAFGLRGAPVEITLIDRRNHHLFQPLLYQVATASLATSEIAWPIRYLLRDRGEVTTLFANVCGVDAATKRVALDDGDSIPYDTLILATGARHAYFGHDEWEPFAPGLKTLEDATTLRRRILVAFERAERETDPAVRAALLTFVVIGAGPTGVEMAGTIADLAKDTLPRDFRHIDTRMARVVLIEAGARVLAGFPDDLSAYAQRALESLGVEVVLGEPVTECTADGVVYGGKELAARTIVWAAGVRASRAAEWLNAPADRAQRLQVEPDLTVPGHPDIFAVGDTVTIKDTDGNPVPGIAPAAKQEGRYAAALITARLKGETLPPFRYKHAGSLAQIGKRLAVIDFGWLKLRGALAWWIWGIAHIYFLIGLRNRVAVALSWLWVHARNQRAARLITQGSSKVGQ; encoded by the coding sequence ATGACGCAAGCGCTGGCCGGATCTCATCGCGTAGTCATCGTCGGCGCCGGTTTTGGCGGCCTGGAGGCCGCGTTCGGGTTGCGCGGCGCGCCGGTCGAGATCACGCTGATCGACCGCCGCAACCACCATCTGTTCCAGCCGCTGCTGTACCAGGTCGCGACCGCGTCGCTTGCCACCAGCGAGATCGCCTGGCCGATCCGTTATCTGCTGCGCGACCGAGGCGAGGTGACGACGCTGTTCGCCAATGTCTGCGGCGTCGATGCCGCAACCAAGCGCGTCGCGCTCGATGACGGCGACAGCATTCCCTACGACACGCTGATCCTCGCCACCGGCGCGCGCCACGCCTATTTCGGCCATGACGAATGGGAGCCGTTCGCACCCGGGCTGAAGACGCTGGAGGATGCCACCACCTTGCGGCGGCGCATCCTGGTCGCGTTCGAGCGCGCCGAGCGTGAGACCGATCCCGCCGTGCGCGCGGCGCTCTTGACCTTTGTCGTGATCGGCGCCGGTCCGACCGGCGTCGAGATGGCCGGCACCATTGCCGATCTCGCCAAGGACACGCTGCCGCGCGACTTCCGCCATATCGACACCCGGATGGCACGCGTGGTGCTGATCGAGGCCGGAGCGCGCGTGCTCGCAGGCTTTCCCGACGATCTCTCGGCCTATGCGCAGCGCGCGCTGGAGAGCCTCGGCGTCGAGGTGGTGCTCGGCGAGCCCGTCACCGAGTGCACCGCCGACGGCGTGGTCTACGGCGGCAAAGAGCTCGCCGCGCGCACCATCGTGTGGGCCGCCGGCGTCCGCGCCTCGCGCGCCGCCGAATGGCTGAACGCGCCGGCCGACCGCGCCCAGCGATTGCAGGTCGAGCCCGATCTGACGGTGCCCGGCCATCCCGACATCTTTGCCGTCGGCGACACCGTCACCATCAAGGACACCGACGGCAATCCGGTGCCCGGCATCGCACCGGCGGCGAAGCAGGAGGGACGCTACGCTGCGGCCCTGATCACGGCGCGGCTCAAGGGCGAGACATTGCCGCCGTTCCGCTACAAGCATGCCGGCAGCCTCGCCCAGATCGGCAAGCGGCTCGCCGTGATCGATTTCGGCTGGCTGAAGCTGCGCGGCGCGCTGGCGTGGTGGATCTGGGGCATCGCCCACATCTACTTCCTGATCGGCCTGCGCAACCGCGTCGCGGTCGCGCTGAGCTGGCTCTGGGTCCACGCCCGCAACCAGCGCGCGGCAAGGCTGATCACGCAGGGCAGCAGCAAGGTGGGGCAGTAG
- a CDS encoding MarR family winged helix-turn-helix transcriptional regulator has protein sequence MSSQPLPRKPRRPRPADPADAADGPLLDLNRYVPAFITFIGNKLSNSATAFYQKNFGVNVTEWRIISQLAIEPGIPASRICQVIGFDKGPVSRNLAAMQKRGLLTIRTAPDDGRTHAISLTARGRAVHDKVIVAALERERRLLACLKKDEREVLIDLLRRLHENLGAVTGQGTS, from the coding sequence ATGAGCAGCCAGCCCCTCCCCCGAAAGCCCCGCCGGCCACGACCGGCCGATCCCGCAGACGCTGCCGATGGGCCGCTGCTCGACCTCAACCGCTATGTGCCGGCGTTCATCACCTTCATCGGCAACAAATTGTCGAACAGCGCCACCGCCTTTTACCAGAAGAATTTCGGAGTCAACGTCACCGAGTGGCGGATCATCTCGCAGCTGGCGATCGAGCCGGGCATTCCGGCCTCGCGGATCTGCCAGGTGATCGGCTTCGACAAGGGGCCGGTCAGCCGCAACCTCGCGGCGATGCAAAAGCGCGGCCTGCTGACGATCCGCACCGCGCCCGACGACGGCCGCACCCACGCGATCTCGCTGACCGCCCGCGGCCGCGCCGTGCACGACAAGGTCATCGTCGCCGCGCTGGAACGCGAGCGGCGGTTGTTGGCCTGCCTCAAGAAGGACGAGCGGGAAGTGCTGATCGACCTGCTGCGCCGCCTGCATGAAAATCTCGGCGCCGTGACCGGGCAAGGCACGAGCTGA
- a CDS encoding cytochrome P450, with protein sequence MTATAGTFVAHLDVDPFALDFFADPFPTHERLREAAPVVYLDKWNVYGVARYAEVYAVLNDPATFCSSRGVGLSDFAKEKPWRPPSLILEADPPAHGRTRAVLSSVLSATVMKQLRGRFAAAAEACVDALLEKRRFDVIADLAEAYPLSIFPDALGLRPDGREHLLPYASLVFNAFGPPNELRKEAIERSAPHQAYVAEQCQRDNLTPGGIGACIHAHVDTGAITEIEAPLLVRSLLSAGLDTTVNGIGAAVYCLARFPDQFEKLRGDPTLARNAFEEAVRFESPVQTFFRTTTRDTELSGARIPEGEKVLMFLAAANRDPRRWDKPDSYDITRRTSGHVGYGSGIHMCVGQLVARLEGEVMMAALARRVARIEMTGEPTRLFNNTLRGLTSLPVEITPA encoded by the coding sequence ATGACTGCAACAGCCGGTACATTCGTCGCGCATCTCGACGTCGATCCGTTCGCGCTTGACTTCTTCGCCGACCCATTCCCGACCCATGAGCGGCTGCGCGAGGCTGCCCCCGTGGTCTACCTCGACAAATGGAACGTCTATGGCGTGGCGCGCTATGCCGAGGTCTATGCGGTGCTGAACGATCCCGCGACGTTCTGCTCTAGCCGCGGCGTCGGCCTGAGCGATTTCGCCAAGGAGAAGCCGTGGCGGCCGCCGAGCCTGATCCTGGAGGCGGATCCGCCGGCGCATGGCCGCACCCGCGCGGTGCTGAGCTCGGTGCTGTCTGCGACCGTGATGAAGCAGCTGCGGGGACGATTTGCCGCCGCCGCGGAGGCCTGTGTCGATGCGCTGCTGGAGAAGCGCCGGTTCGACGTGATCGCGGATCTCGCGGAAGCCTATCCGCTTTCGATCTTCCCGGATGCGCTCGGCTTGCGGCCGGACGGCCGCGAGCATCTGCTGCCTTACGCGAGCCTGGTGTTCAACGCCTTCGGGCCGCCGAACGAGCTCCGCAAGGAGGCGATCGAGCGCTCGGCGCCGCACCAGGCCTATGTCGCCGAGCAGTGCCAGCGCGACAATCTCACCCCCGGCGGCATCGGTGCCTGCATCCACGCCCATGTCGACACCGGCGCCATCACCGAGATCGAGGCGCCGCTTCTGGTGCGCTCGCTGCTGTCGGCCGGTCTCGACACCACCGTCAACGGCATCGGCGCCGCCGTCTATTGCCTGGCGCGTTTCCCGGACCAGTTCGAGAAGTTGCGCGGCGATCCGACCCTGGCGCGCAACGCCTTCGAGGAAGCCGTGCGCTTCGAAAGCCCGGTGCAGACCTTCTTCCGCACCACCACCCGCGACACCGAGCTCTCTGGCGCCCGGATTCCGGAAGGCGAGAAGGTGCTGATGTTCCTCGCCGCGGCCAACCGCGATCCGCGCCGTTGGGACAAGCCCGACAGCTACGACATCACGCGCCGCACCTCGGGCCATGTCGGCTACGGCTCGGGCATCCATATGTGCGTCGGCCAGCTGGTCGCCCGCCTCGAAGGCGAGGTGATGATGGCAGCGCTGGCGCGCCGCGTGGCCAGGATCGAAATGACCGGCGAGCCAACGCGCCTTTTCAACAACACGCTGCGCGGGCTCACCAGCCTGCCGGTCGAGATCACGCCGGCCTGA
- a CDS encoding feruloyl-CoA synthase — translation MPAISGDDPLALFAAPAIVADRRSDGSILLRSATPLRASARCVGDWLEHWAGRMPDRVFLGERAGAEAPWTTVTYREALGIVRQAASWILARGLNAERPLVILSDNSIDHALFALAAQHVGVPSAAISPAYSLMSRDFDKLKGMISLLEPGAIYVAGTKPFAAALAAIKALHQATIVSGNPDDADALPFRTVAATPETPAVAAAFAAVTADTIAKFLFTSGSTGTPKAVINTQRMLTSSQQAKAQTWSFLEQSGDALIILDWLPWSHTFGANHNFNLVLRNGGTLYIDGGKPAPGLFATSLANLRSVVPTVYFNVPRGFDMLIAALRTDEALRSRFFAGTKFAFYAGAALPQNLWDALEELSLATVGRRLPMVSAWGSTETSPLATDCHFLAKRSGNIGVPIPGTELKLVPSGDKLEVRVRGPNVTPGYWKAGELTAQAFDDEGFYKIGDAVTFADPDRPELGLFFDGRVAEDFKLNSGTWVSVGTLRVAGMAALAPLVQDIVVSGHGRDEVRFLVFPNLAACRALAGLSESAGAHDVIGHAAVRSAIAQGLAKLKAQGGHSSGHASRALLLAEPASVDGGEITDKGYVNQRAVLTRRAAAVAILEDDASGEPIGCAG, via the coding sequence ATGCCCGCGATCAGCGGCGACGATCCGCTCGCGCTGTTTGCTGCGCCCGCGATCGTTGCCGACCGCCGCTCGGACGGCAGCATTCTGCTGCGGTCCGCAACGCCGTTGCGCGCCAGCGCGCGCTGCGTCGGCGACTGGCTGGAGCATTGGGCCGGGCGGATGCCGGATCGCGTCTTCCTCGGCGAGCGCGCCGGTGCCGAGGCGCCCTGGACCACCGTCACCTATCGTGAGGCGCTTGGCATCGTCCGCCAGGCCGCGTCCTGGATCCTGGCGCGGGGGCTCAACGCCGAGCGGCCGCTCGTGATCCTCTCCGACAACAGCATCGATCACGCGCTGTTTGCGCTCGCCGCCCAGCATGTCGGGGTGCCCTCGGCCGCGATCTCGCCGGCCTATTCGCTGATGTCCCGAGACTTCGACAAGCTGAAGGGCATGATCAGCCTGCTTGAGCCCGGCGCGATCTACGTCGCCGGCACAAAGCCGTTCGCGGCGGCGCTCGCGGCGATCAAAGCGCTGCATCAGGCAACCATCGTCAGCGGCAATCCTGACGATGCCGACGCGCTGCCGTTCCGGACCGTTGCAGCAACGCCGGAGACGCCCGCCGTCGCAGCAGCCTTCGCCGCGGTGACGGCGGATACGATCGCGAAATTCCTGTTCACCTCGGGCTCGACTGGCACGCCGAAGGCCGTGATCAACACCCAGCGCATGCTGACCTCGAGCCAGCAGGCCAAGGCGCAGACCTGGAGCTTCCTCGAGCAGTCCGGTGACGCACTCATCATCCTGGACTGGCTGCCCTGGAGCCATACCTTCGGCGCCAACCACAATTTCAACCTGGTGCTGCGCAACGGCGGCACGCTCTACATCGACGGCGGCAAGCCGGCGCCCGGCCTGTTTGCGACCTCGCTCGCCAACCTGCGCAGCGTGGTGCCGACGGTCTATTTCAACGTGCCGCGCGGGTTCGACATGCTGATCGCGGCGCTGCGCACCGACGAGGCGTTGCGCAGCAGATTCTTCGCCGGCACCAAATTCGCCTTCTATGCAGGCGCGGCGCTGCCGCAGAATCTCTGGGACGCGCTGGAGGAATTGTCGCTCGCGACCGTCGGCCGCCGGCTGCCGATGGTCTCGGCCTGGGGCTCGACCGAGACCTCGCCGCTTGCGACCGACTGCCACTTCCTCGCCAAACGTTCCGGCAATATCGGCGTGCCGATTCCCGGTACTGAGCTGAAGCTGGTGCCGTCCGGCGACAAGCTCGAGGTGCGCGTGCGCGGGCCGAATGTCACGCCGGGCTACTGGAAGGCGGGCGAGCTCACCGCGCAGGCCTTCGACGACGAAGGCTTTTACAAGATCGGCGACGCCGTGACCTTTGCCGATCCTGACCGGCCCGAGCTCGGCCTGTTCTTCGACGGCCGCGTCGCCGAGGATTTCAAGCTCAATTCCGGGACCTGGGTCAGCGTCGGCACGCTGCGCGTCGCCGGCATGGCGGCGCTGGCGCCGCTGGTGCAGGACATCGTCGTCTCCGGCCATGGCCGCGACGAGGTGCGCTTTCTGGTATTTCCAAACCTCGCCGCCTGCCGCGCCCTGGCCGGGCTTTCCGAGAGCGCCGGCGCGCACGACGTGATCGGTCACGCCGCCGTCCGTTCCGCGATCGCCCAAGGGCTGGCAAAGCTGAAGGCACAAGGCGGCCATTCCTCCGGCCACGCCAGCCGCGCGCTGCTGCTGGCCGAGCCGGCCTCGGTCGATGGCGGGGAGATCACCGACAAGGGCTACGTCAACCAGCGCGCGGTCCTGACCCGCCGCGCCGCGGCCGTGGCGATCCTGGAGGACGATGCGTCGGGCGAGCCGATCGGCTGTGCCGGATAG
- a CDS encoding DHA2 family efflux MFS transporter permease subunit — protein MQTPTDRAEQNWVLGVTALASFMMALDAMIITTAFATIRADFDSPVETLQWTVNAFNLTFAVLLLSGAALGDRFGRRRMFAAGIALFVLASAACALAGNAAALIAARALQGAAAALVMPLAMAILSGAFGREQRARALGIFGGITGCALIIGPAIGGFITEHFGWRWIFWINLPIGLIAIALVLARLHESFGPAAPLDIPGLALVAVAALALVWGLLRGNAVGWASAEVTGSLIAGLVFALGFVLWELRAAAPMVPMRLFGSRAFASGIAASLLFYAAMYGVLFLLPQFLQITLGFDPFGAGLRLLPWTATLFVTAPVAGALVNRFGERALVVTGLLMQAIGLGWIAEIASPSISYAALVAPLVLAGVGVSMAMPAAQNAVLGSVAVTEMGKASGIFNMGRFLGGMFGIAALVADFSANGAADSPAHFESGFAAAISLAAVLSLAGAIAGFFLPERRRSATAIAPQDA, from the coding sequence ATGCAGACCCCGACCGACCGCGCCGAACAGAACTGGGTGCTCGGCGTCACCGCACTGGCATCCTTCATGATGGCGCTGGATGCCATGATCATCACGACGGCCTTCGCGACCATCCGCGCCGACTTCGACAGCCCGGTCGAGACGCTGCAATGGACCGTCAACGCTTTCAACCTGACCTTCGCGGTGCTGCTGCTCTCCGGCGCCGCGCTCGGCGACCGCTTCGGCCGCCGCCGGATGTTCGCGGCCGGGATCGCGCTGTTCGTGCTGGCGTCGGCGGCCTGCGCGCTGGCCGGCAATGCCGCGGCATTGATCGCAGCCCGCGCCCTGCAAGGCGCCGCCGCTGCGCTCGTGATGCCGCTGGCGATGGCGATCCTGAGCGGCGCGTTCGGCCGCGAGCAGCGCGCCCGCGCGCTCGGCATTTTCGGCGGCATCACCGGATGCGCGCTGATCATCGGGCCTGCGATCGGCGGCTTCATCACCGAGCATTTCGGCTGGCGCTGGATCTTCTGGATCAACCTGCCGATCGGCCTGATCGCGATCGCACTGGTGCTCGCGCGGCTGCACGAAAGTTTTGGTCCGGCGGCGCCACTCGATATCCCCGGGCTGGCGCTCGTCGCCGTCGCGGCGCTGGCGCTGGTCTGGGGCCTGTTGCGCGGCAACGCCGTCGGCTGGGCAAGCGCGGAGGTGACGGGCTCGCTGATCGCCGGGTTGGTCTTCGCGCTGGGCTTCGTGCTGTGGGAATTGCGCGCGGCGGCGCCGATGGTGCCGATGCGCCTGTTCGGATCGCGCGCCTTCGCGTCGGGCATCGCCGCGAGCCTGCTGTTCTATGCCGCGATGTATGGCGTGCTGTTCCTGCTGCCGCAATTCCTGCAGATCACGCTGGGCTTCGATCCGTTCGGTGCCGGACTTCGCCTGCTGCCGTGGACCGCGACGCTGTTCGTCACCGCACCGGTGGCCGGCGCGCTCGTCAACCGCTTCGGCGAGCGGGCGCTCGTGGTGACCGGCCTGCTGATGCAGGCGATCGGGCTCGGCTGGATCGCCGAGATCGCGAGCCCATCGATTTCCTACGCCGCGCTGGTCGCTCCGCTGGTGCTCGCCGGCGTCGGCGTGTCGATGGCCATGCCGGCCGCGCAGAACGCCGTCCTGGGCTCGGTCGCGGTGACCGAGATGGGCAAGGCGTCCGGCATCTTCAACATGGGGCGCTTCCTTGGCGGCATGTTCGGCATCGCCGCGCTGGTGGCGGACTTCTCCGCCAACGGTGCGGCGGATTCCCCTGCTCATTTCGAGAGTGGATTTGCCGCGGCGATCAGCCTTGCCGCCGTGCTGTCGCTCGCCGGCGCCATTGCCGGTTTTTTCCTCCCCGAACGGCGACGCAGCGCCACTGCCATCGCGCCGCAGGACGCGTGA